In the genome of Anabas testudineus chromosome 4, fAnaTes1.2, whole genome shotgun sequence, one region contains:
- the grin3bb gene encoding glutamate receptor ionotropic, NMDA 3B isoform X2, which translates to MVTGVPESSLSSLLLTVLQRSGWREGTAVLCQGWEEARGLLQLLDGGGGVTWHLRALLNLTQSAHDDTQIHDFLSRHFRQNQPSPASVLLFGADPQCAAAVLRSAQDLGLTLPMVHWVLGQPLSPDALHAIGLPLGLLAYGQVDQKPLEFYIRDALQLITRAVATATVVRPDLALIQNIVNCYDKPNKHEVSSSGRFLTRFLSNTSFSGVTGPIHVLHNQSQVLTLQRFHIWSLRRDALGQPTWVTVGSWEGGQLQVEDQEVWQGPKHWHRTEGTGGRTRGRWRPGMPVAGRRVRVVTLVEHPFVFTRDVDDEGSCPAGQFCLDAGTNSSDTLERFFREVAGGNGSFLPAEYSKCCYGYCIDLLEKLAEDLGFEFDLYIVGDGKYGAWKGGRWTGLVGDLLNGLADMAVTSFSINSARSRVIDFTSPFFSTSLGILVRSKDTAAPIGAFMWPLHWSMWVGIFLALHITALFLTLYEWKSPFGMTPHGRNRVRVFSYSSALNLCYAILFGRTVSSKTPKCWTGRFLMNLWAIFCLLVLSSYTANLAAVMVGEKTFEEVSGIHDAKLHHPSRGFRFGTVRESSAEDYVKKSFPEMHEYMRRFNEPTTPEGVATLKTDPPQLDAFIMDKALLDYEVSIDADCKLATVGKPFAIEGYGIGLPQNSPLASNISEFISRYKSDGYMDLLHDKWYKVVPCGNRVFAVTETLQMGISHFSGLFVLLCVGVTGALLTLAGEHGFFRLVLPHIRRRQNLKYWLHTSQKIHRALNMTYEDVKRQRAEREKSCNLQKSQLPQSPPPPPAPGASAKWNNETINDSAAAAKDARDFKRVHFNLETLNTRRLLARMAASDAKGGGTKNEGDGPTKPTAGQNSRLYENGGPTASFTSLVLSLPSSSSSRPCTAPPVEPGPSLAAPAPTSSTVTPPPAVVAPPQPGELQELQEQIEQMREKLRTALARRAEIQTTLDKPVVTVANNLPQVTAVTAATVATMMTMATGAPATPLSTAAPVTTLPANTKCVTTMTHPPPQSPFQSPAAPQQTDQSEKVILCIWRPF; encoded by the exons ATGGTGACTGGGGTTCCTGAATCCAGTCTGTCCAGCCTGTTACTGACGGTTCTGCAGCGGTCCGGTTGGAGGGAGGGCACTGCGGTTCTGTGTCAGGGCTGGGAGGAGGCTCGGGGTCTCCTACAGCTCCTGGATGGTGGGGGCGGGGTCACCTGGCACCTGCGGGCCCTCCTGAATCTGACACAGTCAGCACATGATGACACACAGATCCATGACTTCTTATCCCGACATTTCAGACAGAACCAGCCCTCGCCAGCATCTGtcctgctgtttggtgctgacccacagtgtgctgcagcagtCCTGCGCAGTGCCCAGGACTTGGGGCTCACCTTACCCATGGTGCACTGGGTGCTGGGCCAGCCACTCAGCCCTGATGCGCTGCACGCCATCGGACTGCCACTTGGGCTGCTGGCCTACGGCCAGGTGGACCAGAAACCGCTCGAGTTCTACATCAGAGACGCCCTGCAGCTGATCACCAGAGCTGTTGCCACAGCAACTGTAGTGAGGCCAGACCTGGCTCTGATCCAAAACATAGTGAACTGCTACGACAAACCCAACAAACATGAAGTGTCGTCATCAGGAAGGTTCCTTACCAG GTTTCTGTCAAACACATCTTTCTCTGGTGTGACGGGTCCAATCCATGTTCTCCACAACCAATCTCAGGTCCTCACTTTGCAACGCTTCCACATCTGGAGCCTGCGTCGGGATGCGCTGGGTCAGCCCACCTGGGTGACAGTGGGCAGCTGGGAGGGGGGTCAGCTGCAGGTAGAAGACCAGGAAGTTTGGCAGGGACCCAAACATTGGCACAGGACAGAGGGAACAGGTGGGAGGACTAGGGGCCGCTGGAGACCGGGTATGCCTGTGGCAGGTCGTCGTGTCAGAGTGGTGACTCTGGTGGAGCACCCCTTTGTTTTTACAAGGGACGTAGATGACGAGGGCAGTTGCCCAGCGGGTCAGTTCTGCCTGGACGCTGGTACCAACAGTTCGGATACTTTGGAGCGGTTCTTCAGGGAGGTGGCAGGTGGGAACGGCAGTTTCCTGCCTGCTGAGTACAGCAAGTGTTGTTATGGATACTGCATTGACCTGCTGGAGAAGTTGGCCGAGGACCTGGGCTTTGAGTTTGACCTTTACATCGTGGGAGATGGGAAGTACGGAGCGTGGAAGGGGGGGCGTTGGACCGGACTGGTTGGGGATCTTTTGAATGGACTTGCAGACATGGCTGTCACCTCATTTAGTATCAACTCAGCTCGGAGTCGGGTGATCGACTTCACCTCGCCCTTCTTCTCCACCAGTCTAGGCATCCTGGTGCGCAGTAAGGACACTGCGGCCCCCATCGGCGCCTTCATGTGGCCCCTTCACTGGTCCATGTGGGTGGGCATCTTCCTGGCGCTGCACATCACTGCACTCTTCCTCACACTGTACGAGTGGAAGAGTCCATTTGGCATGACACCACACGGACGCAATAGGGTGAGGGTGTTCTCATACTCATCAGCTCTGAATCTGTGCTATGCCATCCTGTTCGGACGCACTGTCTCTTCCAAGACTCCAAAGTGTTGGACTGGTAGGTTCCTGATGAACCTGTGGGCCATTTTCTGTCTGCTGGTGCTGTCCAGTTACACTGCCAACCTTGCAGCTGTCATGGTGGGAGAGAAGACCTTCGAGGAGGTCTCTGGGATCCACGATGCCAAG ctACACCACCCATCCCGGGGTTTTCGTTTTGggacagtgagagagagcagcGCTGAGGATTATGTCAAGAAGAGTTTTCCAGAGATGCACGAGTACATGAGACGCTTCAACGAACCAACAACGCCCGAAGGAGTCGCCACCCTCAA GACAGATCCTCCTCAGCTTGATGCCTTCATCATGGACAAAGCATTGCTGGACTATGAAGTTTCCATTGACGCCGACTGCAAACTGGCAACTGTCGGGAAACCATTTGCCATAGAAG GTTACGGTATTGGCCTTCCTCAGAACTCTCCTCTGGCGTCCAACATCTCCGAATTCATCAGCAGATATAAATCAGACGGCTACATGGACCTGCTGCATGACAAGTGGTATAAAGTCGTTCCGTGTGGGAACAGAGTGTTTGCCGTCACTGAG ACTCTTCAGATGGGGATCAGTCACTTTTCTGgactctttgttttgttgtgtgtcgGAGTAACTGGGGCTTTGCTGACTCTGGCAGGTGAACATGGTTTCTTCCGTCTTGTCCTGCCACACATCCGCCGTCGACAGAACCTGAAATACTGGCTACACACCTCTCAG aaaaTCCATCGAGCTCTGAACATGACATATGAAGATGTGAAGAGGCAGCGAGccgagagagagaaaag CTGTAACCTGCAGAAGTCTCAGCTCCCCCAAAGCCCACCCCCACCACCGGCCCCTGGAGCCTCCGCCAAGTGGAACAACGAAACCATCAATGATTCTGCCGCCGCCGCCAAGGATGCCCGAGACTTTAAACGAGTCCACTTTAATCTCGAGACACTGAACACCCGCCGGCTGCTTGCTCGCATGGCCGCCTCTGATGCCAAAGGAGGGGGAACCAAAAATGAGGGGGATGGGCCTACTAAGCCAACGGCCGGGCAAAATAGCAGACTGTATGAGAACGGAGGACCAACAGCTTCGTTCACCAGCCTGGTGCTTTCcctcccttcttcttcctcttcccgACCCTGTACTGCTCCACCTGTAGAGCCTGGTCCTTCCCTAGCAGCACCAGCTCCGACCTCATCCACAGTGACCCCTCCCCCTGCCGTTGTGGCCCCACCCCAACCTGGTgaactgcaggagctgcaggaacaGATTGAGCAGATGCGGGAGAAGCTGAGGACCGCTCTGGCCCGGAGAGCCGAGATCCAGACCACTTTGGACAAACCTGTGGTCACGGTGGCAAACAACCTGCCTCAGGTCACAGCG